In Rhinolophus ferrumequinum isolate MPI-CBG mRhiFer1 chromosome 7, mRhiFer1_v1.p, whole genome shotgun sequence, the following proteins share a genomic window:
- the CARTPT gene encoding cocaine- and amphetamine-regulated transcript protein, whose product MESPRFRLLPLLGAALLVLLPLLGAGAQEDAELQPRALDIYSAVEDASHEKELIEALQEVLKKLKSKRIPVYEKKYGQVPMCDAGEQCAVRKGARIGKLCDCPRGTSCNSFLLKCL is encoded by the exons ATGGAGAGCCCTCGCTTTCGGCTGCTGCCCCTTCTGGGAGCCGCCCTGCTGGTGCTGCTACCTCTGCTGGGCGCCGGTGCCCAGGAGGACGCCGAGCTCCAGCCCAGAGCCCTGGACATCTACTCCGCCGTGGAGGACGCCTCCCATGAGAAGGAGCTG ATCGAAGCGCTGCAGGAAGTCCTGAAGAAGCTCAAGAGTAAGCGTATTCCCGTCTACGAGAAGAAGTACGGACAAGTCCCCATG TGTGACGCTGGTGAGCAGTGCGCAGTGCGAAAAGGAGCGAGGATCGGGAAGCTGTGCGACTGTCCCCGAGGCACCTCCTGCAATTCCTTCCTCCTGAAGTGCTTGTGA